Proteins encoded by one window of Actinocorallia herbida:
- a CDS encoding allophanate hydrolase, giving the protein MTERILARVRAAYDRIAKVDRPEIWIDLRPQADVEAEALALDPSLPLAGRLLAVKGNIDVGGLPTTAGCPSYAYLPDRDAPVVARLRAAGALVIGTTNLDQFATGLVGTRSPYGAVRNSVDPSRISGGSSSGSAVAVALGIADLALGTDTAGSGRVPAAFNGIVGLKPTRGLVPTEGVVPACASLDCVTVFARTLPEAEQALTHMVVSAGAAPVRAPGPWRVAVPDLAQLGELDAGWTDAFQRAAARLEESGAILQPIDLVPFTEAAAMLYEGAFVAERYTAVGAFIDAQAEKGGDGLDPTVTGIVQRSRDVPAHRLYSDRERLATLRSRAMAALADADALLLPTAPGHPTLADVAADPLGANARLGRFTNSTNLFGLAAVAVPAGDVSGLPFGVMLIGPAHTDDRLARVAALLTPSARIAVVGAHLTGQPLNGQLLALGARFSRSVRTAPAYRLYALATEPPKPGLVRVPEDGSAIEAEVWALPPEGLGAFLAALPRPMALGSVELADGTSVPGFLCEPSALTDAADITSFGGWRPYLASLV; this is encoded by the coding sequence ATGACCGAACGCATCCTCGCGCGCGTCCGCGCCGCCTACGACCGCATCGCCAAGGTCGACCGCCCGGAGATCTGGATAGACCTGCGCCCGCAGGCCGACGTGGAGGCCGAGGCGCTGGCGCTCGACCCCTCGCTCCCGCTGGCCGGGCGGCTCCTGGCGGTCAAGGGGAACATCGACGTGGGCGGGCTCCCGACCACGGCGGGCTGCCCGTCGTACGCCTACCTCCCCGACCGTGACGCCCCGGTCGTCGCCCGCCTCCGCGCGGCCGGCGCGCTCGTCATCGGCACCACGAACCTCGACCAGTTCGCGACGGGCCTCGTCGGCACCCGCTCGCCTTACGGCGCGGTCCGGAACTCCGTCGACCCGTCGCGCATCAGCGGCGGTTCCAGCTCCGGATCCGCGGTCGCCGTCGCGCTCGGCATCGCCGACCTCGCCCTCGGCACCGACACCGCGGGGTCCGGCCGCGTCCCGGCCGCCTTCAACGGCATCGTCGGGCTCAAGCCGACGCGCGGACTCGTCCCCACCGAAGGGGTCGTCCCGGCCTGCGCGAGCCTCGACTGCGTGACCGTCTTCGCCCGCACCCTCCCCGAGGCCGAACAGGCCCTCACCCACATGGTCGTCTCCGCGGGCGCGGCACCGGTCCGTGCCCCTGGCCCGTGGCGCGTCGCCGTCCCCGACCTCGCCCAGCTCGGCGAACTCGACGCCGGATGGACCGACGCCTTCCAGCGCGCGGCGGCCCGGCTGGAGGAATCCGGAGCGATCCTCCAGCCCATCGACCTCGTCCCCTTCACCGAGGCCGCCGCGATGCTCTACGAGGGCGCCTTCGTCGCCGAGCGCTACACCGCCGTCGGTGCCTTCATCGACGCCCAGGCCGAGAAGGGCGGCGACGGCCTGGATCCGACCGTCACCGGCATCGTCCAGCGCTCCCGCGACGTCCCGGCCCACCGCCTCTACAGCGACCGGGAACGCCTGGCGACCCTGCGCTCGCGCGCCATGGCGGCCCTCGCCGACGCCGACGCCCTGCTCCTCCCCACCGCGCCCGGCCACCCCACCCTCGCCGACGTCGCCGCCGACCCGCTCGGCGCCAACGCCCGCCTGGGCAGGTTCACCAACTCCACGAACCTCTTCGGCCTGGCCGCGGTGGCGGTCCCGGCGGGCGACGTCTCGGGCCTTCCCTTCGGCGTCATGCTGATCGGCCCCGCCCACACCGACGACCGGCTGGCCCGCGTCGCCGCCCTTCTCACCCCCTCCGCCCGGATCGCCGTAGTCGGCGCCCACCTGACCGGCCAGCCCTTGAACGGCCAGCTCCTCGCCCTGGGCGCCCGCTTCTCCCGGTCCGTCAGAACCGCCCCCGCCTACCGCCTCTACGCCCTGGCGACCGAGCCGCCCAAGCCCGGCCTGGTCCGGGTCCCCGAAGACGGCTCCGCCATCGAAGCCGAAGTGTGGGCCCTGCCTCCGGAGGGCCTGGGCGCCTTCCTGGCCGCCCTCCCCCGTCCCATGGCCCTCGGCAGCGTGGAACTCGCCGACGGCACGTCGGTCCCGGGCTTCCTCTGCGAGCCCTCCGCGCTCACCGACGCCGCCGACATCACCTCGTTCGGCGGCTGGCGCCCCTACCTGGCCTCACTGGTGTGA
- the uca gene encoding urea carboxylase: MSFDTLLVANRGEIAARIIRTARRLGIRTVAVFSDPDRDAEHVRLADEAVRLGPAPAKESYLDVELVLKAAAETGAGAIHPGYGFLSEDAEFARRCAEAGIVFVGPTPDQLELFGAKHTARAAAEAAGVPLAPGTGLLADLPEALEAAGRIGYPVMLKATGGGGGIGMSACRGAAELADAWERVQRVAAASFSSAGVFLERLVEQARHVEVQVFGDGAGRVVTFGDRDCSLQRRNQKVVEEAPAPGLPAHVRAELAEAARSLCASVGYRSAGTVEFVYDAAREEAYFLEVNTRLQVEHPVTEEIYGVDLVEWMLRLAQGDTGVVREPGAARGHAVEARVYAEDPSRDHRPSAGRLTRVAFPVGVRVDSWVRTGTEVTTSYDPMLAKVIAHGASREEALAGLDAALAASRVDGIETNLGLVRAALAHPDVKAASHSTATLAEVADPTPRVEVVSGGTLTTVQDWPGRTGYWQVGVPPCGPMDDLSFRLGNRALGNPEGVPGLECTLQGPSLRFTQATTVCVTGAPAPVSVDGSPVPQWAPVTVPAGATLRIDAPEEHGLRTYVLFAGGGLDVPEFLGSASTFTLGRFGGHGGRALRTGDVLRGGTADDAGACVPEADRPVFGREWELGAVEGPHAAPEFFTEDDIRDFYAADWKVHFNSARTGVRLVGPKPRWARKDGGEAGLHPSNIHDTPYSVGAVDYTGDMPVLLGPDGPSLGGFVCPATIASGQRWKLGQLRPGDTLRFVPLTAAAAGALRRTPQARPVADRAAIADGGVLDRRGDVTYRRSGDDNLLVEFGEMELDLALRMRVHALQEAVVAAGIDGVLDLTPGIRSLQIKFDPDAVAPEALLDLAREIEAGLPPSDQLVVPSRTVHLPLSWDDPATREAIARYMAGVRDDAPWCPWNIEFIRRVNGLESVDDVFRTVFDAEYLVLGLGDVYLGAPVATPLDPRHRLVTTKYNPARTWTAENSVGIGGAYLCVYGMEGPGGYQFVGRTTQVWSSWQPEGDPWLLRFFDRIKWYEVGPEELLELRADMAAGRFTPHIEEGVFALADHERFLAGNAGSIAEFRARQAAAFGAERDAWEAAGEFARAEAASAPPPPPAEITVPEGGHLVEAEFAASVWQVAVSPGATVKAGDPLLVLEAMKMEAPVHSPCDGVVTEVLAAPGGQVEAGTPLIVLGPPV; the protein is encoded by the coding sequence ATGAGCTTCGACACCCTGCTCGTCGCCAACCGGGGCGAGATCGCCGCCCGGATCATCCGCACCGCACGGCGTCTGGGAATCCGCACGGTCGCGGTGTTCTCCGACCCGGACCGGGACGCCGAGCACGTCAGGCTGGCGGACGAGGCGGTGCGGCTGGGGCCGGCGCCCGCCAAGGAGTCGTACCTGGACGTGGAGCTGGTGCTCAAGGCGGCGGCCGAGACCGGCGCCGGGGCGATCCACCCGGGATACGGATTCCTGTCGGAGGACGCGGAGTTCGCCCGGCGCTGTGCCGAGGCCGGGATCGTGTTCGTCGGGCCCACCCCGGACCAGCTCGAGCTGTTCGGGGCCAAGCACACCGCGCGGGCCGCGGCCGAGGCCGCGGGGGTGCCGCTCGCGCCCGGGACGGGGCTTCTGGCCGATCTGCCGGAGGCGCTGGAGGCCGCCGGGCGGATCGGATATCCCGTGATGCTCAAGGCGACCGGGGGCGGCGGCGGGATCGGGATGAGCGCCTGCCGCGGCGCGGCGGAGCTGGCCGACGCGTGGGAGCGGGTGCAGCGGGTCGCCGCGGCGTCGTTCTCCTCGGCCGGCGTCTTCCTCGAACGGCTCGTGGAGCAGGCCCGGCACGTCGAGGTGCAGGTGTTCGGCGACGGGGCGGGGCGGGTCGTCACGTTCGGGGACCGGGACTGCTCGCTTCAGCGGCGGAACCAGAAGGTCGTGGAGGAGGCGCCCGCACCGGGGCTGCCCGCGCACGTGCGGGCGGAGCTCGCGGAGGCGGCGCGGAGCCTTTGCGCGTCGGTCGGGTACCGGTCCGCCGGAACCGTCGAGTTCGTCTACGACGCGGCGCGGGAAGAGGCCTACTTCCTCGAGGTCAACACCCGGCTCCAGGTCGAGCACCCGGTGACCGAGGAGATCTACGGGGTCGACCTCGTGGAGTGGATGCTGCGGCTCGCGCAGGGCGACACCGGGGTCGTCCGGGAGCCGGGGGCTGCGCGGGGGCATGCCGTTGAGGCCCGCGTATACGCCGAGGACCCTTCGCGCGACCACCGGCCCAGTGCGGGCCGGCTGACGCGCGTGGCGTTCCCCGTCGGCGTCCGCGTCGACTCCTGGGTGCGGACGGGGACCGAGGTGACGACCTCCTACGATCCGATGCTCGCCAAGGTCATCGCGCACGGCGCGTCCCGGGAGGAGGCCCTCGCCGGGCTCGACGCGGCGCTCGCGGCGAGCCGGGTCGACGGCATCGAGACCAACCTCGGGCTCGTGCGCGCCGCGCTCGCCCACCCGGACGTCAAGGCCGCCTCCCACTCGACGGCGACGCTGGCCGAGGTCGCCGATCCGACCCCGCGCGTCGAGGTCGTCTCCGGCGGGACCCTCACGACCGTGCAGGACTGGCCGGGACGGACCGGGTACTGGCAGGTCGGCGTGCCGCCCTGCGGTCCGATGGACGATCTGTCGTTCCGGCTCGGCAACCGCGCGCTGGGCAACCCTGAGGGGGTGCCCGGCCTGGAGTGCACCCTTCAGGGGCCGTCCTTGCGCTTCACCCAAGCGACGACCGTGTGCGTGACGGGGGCTCCCGCGCCCGTCAGCGTCGACGGGTCGCCGGTGCCGCAGTGGGCGCCGGTCACCGTTCCGGCGGGAGCGACGCTCCGGATCGACGCGCCCGAAGAGCACGGACTGCGGACGTACGTCCTGTTCGCGGGCGGCGGGCTGGACGTGCCCGAGTTCCTGGGCAGCGCCTCGACCTTCACGCTCGGCCGGTTCGGTGGGCACGGCGGGCGGGCGCTGAGGACCGGCGACGTGCTGCGCGGCGGGACCGCCGACGACGCCGGGGCCTGCGTACCGGAAGCCGACCGGCCCGTCTTCGGGCGGGAGTGGGAGCTCGGCGCGGTCGAGGGGCCGCACGCCGCGCCCGAGTTCTTCACCGAGGACGACATCCGCGACTTCTACGCCGCGGACTGGAAGGTCCACTTCAACTCCGCGCGGACCGGGGTCCGGCTCGTCGGGCCCAAGCCCCGGTGGGCGCGCAAGGACGGCGGCGAGGCGGGGCTGCACCCGTCGAACATCCACGACACGCCTTACTCGGTCGGCGCCGTGGACTACACGGGCGACATGCCCGTGCTGCTCGGACCGGACGGGCCATCACTCGGCGGGTTCGTGTGCCCGGCGACGATCGCGTCGGGGCAGCGCTGGAAACTCGGGCAGCTCCGGCCCGGGGACACGCTGCGGTTCGTGCCGCTCACGGCGGCCGCCGCCGGCGCGCTGCGCCGGACGCCCCAGGCCCGGCCCGTCGCCGACCGGGCGGCGATCGCCGACGGCGGGGTGCTGGACCGTCGCGGCGACGTCACCTACCGGCGCAGCGGCGACGACAACCTCCTCGTGGAGTTCGGGGAGATGGAACTCGACCTCGCGCTGCGGATGCGGGTGCACGCGCTCCAAGAGGCGGTCGTCGCGGCGGGGATCGACGGCGTGCTCGACCTGACGCCCGGGATCCGCTCCCTCCAGATCAAGTTCGATCCGGACGCCGTCGCACCGGAGGCGCTGCTCGATCTGGCGCGGGAGATCGAGGCGGGGCTGCCGCCGAGCGATCAGCTCGTGGTGCCGTCGCGGACGGTCCACCTGCCATTGTCGTGGGACGACCCGGCGACGCGCGAGGCCATCGCGCGGTACATGGCCGGGGTGCGGGACGACGCGCCGTGGTGCCCGTGGAACATCGAGTTCATCCGGCGCGTCAACGGGCTGGAGTCCGTCGACGACGTGTTCCGGACGGTCTTCGACGCCGAATACCTCGTGCTCGGGCTCGGGGACGTCTACCTGGGCGCGCCCGTCGCGACCCCCCTGGACCCGCGGCACCGGCTCGTCACCACCAAGTACAACCCGGCACGCACCTGGACGGCGGAGAACTCCGTAGGCATCGGCGGCGCCTACCTGTGCGTTTACGGGATGGAAGGACCCGGTGGATACCAGTTCGTCGGGCGGACCACGCAGGTGTGGTCGAGCTGGCAGCCGGAGGGCGACCCCTGGCTGCTGCGGTTCTTCGACCGGATCAAATGGTACGAGGTCGGGCCCGAGGAGCTGCTGGAACTGCGCGCCGACATGGCGGCGGGCCGGTTCACCCCGCACATCGAGGAAGGCGTCTTCGCGCTCGCCGACCACGAGCGGTTCCTCGCCGGCAACGCCGGGTCCATCGCGGAGTTCCGGGCGCGGCAGGCCGCCGCGTTCGGCGCCGAGCGCGACGCGTGGGAGGCCGCGGGCGAGTTCGCCCGTGCCGAGGCCGCCTCCGCGCCGCCCCCGCCTCCCGCCGAGATCACCGTCCCCGAGGGCGGGCACCTGGTCGAGGCCGAGTTCGCCGCGTCGGTCTGGCAGGTCGCGGTCTCGCCCGGCGCCACCGTCAAGGCGGGCGACCCGCTCCTCGTGCTTGAGGCCATGAAGATGGAGGCCCCCGTCCACTCCCCCTGCGACGGCGTCGTCACCGAGGTCCTCGCCGCCCCCGGCGGCCAGGTCGAGGCGGGCACCCCCCTGATCGTCCTCGGCCCGCCCGTCTGA
- a CDS encoding urea amidolyase associated protein UAAP2 produces the protein MTVPTETTSTVPARAAWSAIVPAGNLLTITDLHGNQAVDFLVYDARDTTVRYSAPDTIHGQGGIFLTTGSVLLSNEHTPLMTVVADTCGRHDTVGGACSKESNTLRYGHHTWSQHACVDNFLAEGAKYGLGKRDLVSNINWYMNVPVEADGTLGIVDGISSPGLQVVLRAETDVLVLVSNCPQINNPCNGFDPTPVEMTITDGATA, from the coding sequence ATGACCGTTCCGACCGAGACCACCTCGACAGTTCCGGCCCGCGCCGCCTGGTCCGCGATCGTCCCGGCCGGGAACCTGCTCACCATCACCGACCTGCACGGCAACCAGGCCGTCGACTTCCTCGTCTACGACGCCCGGGACACCACCGTCCGGTACAGCGCGCCCGACACGATCCACGGCCAGGGCGGCATCTTCCTGACGACGGGTTCGGTGCTCCTGTCCAACGAGCACACGCCGCTGATGACGGTCGTCGCGGACACCTGCGGGCGGCACGACACCGTCGGCGGGGCCTGCTCCAAGGAGTCCAACACCCTCCGGTACGGGCACCACACCTGGTCGCAGCACGCCTGCGTCGACAACTTCCTCGCCGAGGGCGCCAAGTACGGGCTCGGCAAGCGCGACCTCGTGTCGAACATCAACTGGTACATGAACGTGCCCGTCGAGGCCGACGGGACGCTCGGGATCGTGGACGGCATCTCCTCCCCCGGGCTCCAGGTCGTCCTGCGCGCGGAGACCGACGTGCTCGTCCTGGTCTCCAACTGCCCGCAGATCAACAACCCGTGCAACGGCTTCGACCCGACTCCCGTCGAGATGACGATCACCGACGGGGCCACGGCATGA
- a CDS encoding urea amidolyase associated protein UAAP1, with the protein METATTFGARDHARAQEGAQAEAMPVVPATAWPDPPREAGPLVWAETVAGGNYTHRALARGTELRLTDLRGDACAHLLLFVADRPWERLNVADTVKVQWNAYLGEGKLLLSDQGRVLASVVADSSGRHDALCGTSTLVRNTARYGDGTPQSASPAGRELFKLAALKNGLEPRDLPPSLSFFQGVRVGEDGALEFTGSAGAGASLTLRAEQDLTVLIANVPHPADPRPEYTSTPLEVLAWKGRATAPGDPLWEASPEGRRAFLNTADFHTARGLA; encoded by the coding sequence ATGGAGACGGCGACGACGTTCGGCGCACGGGACCACGCCCGTGCGCAGGAAGGGGCGCAGGCCGAGGCCATGCCGGTGGTCCCCGCCACCGCATGGCCCGACCCGCCCCGGGAGGCCGGTCCCCTGGTCTGGGCGGAGACCGTGGCGGGCGGCAACTACACGCACAGGGCCCTCGCCAGGGGCACCGAGCTGCGGCTCACCGACCTGCGCGGCGACGCCTGCGCGCATCTGCTCCTGTTCGTCGCCGACCGGCCGTGGGAGCGGCTGAACGTCGCCGACACCGTCAAGGTGCAGTGGAACGCCTACCTCGGCGAAGGCAAGCTGCTGCTCTCCGACCAGGGCCGGGTGCTCGCCTCCGTCGTGGCCGACTCCTCGGGCCGCCATGACGCGCTGTGCGGCACCTCCACGCTCGTCCGCAACACGGCGAGGTACGGCGACGGGACTCCGCAGTCCGCGAGCCCGGCCGGCCGCGAGCTGTTCAAGCTCGCCGCGCTCAAGAACGGGCTCGAGCCGCGCGACCTGCCACCGTCCCTGTCGTTCTTCCAGGGCGTGCGGGTCGGCGAGGACGGCGCGTTGGAGTTCACCGGATCCGCGGGCGCGGGGGCGTCGCTCACGCTGCGCGCCGAGCAGGATCTGACCGTCCTCATCGCCAACGTCCCGCACCCGGCCGATCCTCGCCCGGAGTACACCAGCACGCCGCTCGAAGTGCTCGCCTGGAAGGGCCGCGCCACCGCGCCCGGCGACCCGCTCTGGGAGGCGAGTCCCGAAGGCCGCCGCGCCTTCCTCAACACCGCGGACTTCCACACCGCCCGGGGGCTCGCATGA
- a CDS encoding TetR/AcrR family transcriptional regulator, whose product MSTTGRRVGRPRAERRPDSGLSAREELLAAAAELFTVQGYAATSTRAVAERSGMRQASMYHYFGGKEDLLAVLLEGTVRPSLDLARGLLAAEGSAEARLWQLCRSDVVLLCGGPHNLGALYLLPEVRTERFAGFARMRRELKEAYGRLLADAACCTALDAGEVAVRTDLVFGLIEGVILIHRSDPDRPVEAFAAATADAALRVAGAREEDLAEVRARAAKLAQG is encoded by the coding sequence ATGAGCACCACGGGCAGACGGGTGGGCAGGCCCCGCGCGGAGCGGCGTCCCGACAGCGGGCTGTCCGCGCGGGAGGAACTGCTGGCCGCCGCCGCCGAGCTGTTCACCGTGCAGGGGTACGCCGCGACGTCCACGCGGGCCGTCGCCGAGCGCTCCGGGATGCGCCAGGCGTCGATGTACCACTACTTCGGCGGCAAGGAGGATCTGCTCGCGGTGCTGCTGGAGGGCACGGTCAGGCCGTCGCTCGACCTCGCCCGCGGTCTGCTCGCCGCCGAAGGGTCCGCCGAGGCCCGGCTGTGGCAGCTGTGCCGCTCCGATGTGGTGCTGCTCTGCGGCGGCCCGCACAACCTGGGCGCGCTCTACCTGCTGCCCGAGGTGCGCACCGAGCGGTTCGCCGGGTTCGCCCGGATGCGCCGGGAGCTCAAGGAGGCGTACGGGCGGCTGCTCGCCGACGCCGCCTGCTGCACGGCGCTCGACGCGGGCGAGGTCGCGGTCCGCACCGACCTCGTCTTCGGGCTGATCGAGGGCGTCATCCTCATCCACCGCTCGGACCCCGACCGCCCCGTCGAGGCCTTCGCCGCCGCCACGGCCGATGCCGCCCTCAGGGTGGCCGGGGCGCGCGAGGAGGACCTCGCCGAGGTCCGCGCCCGGGCGGCGAAGCTCGCCCAGGGCTGA
- a CDS encoding amino acid permease — protein sequence MTATAPPPPAPAGGKDDAAALAGFGYRQELHRSMGRYASFAAGFSFISVLTTVFQFFAFGYAFGGGAFFWTWPAVLIGQLLVAACFAELAARYPLSGAIYQWSTRLSSEVFGWFAGWIMVIGQMVVVAAAALALQVVLPAIWSGFQLVGGDPAPTTATGAANAAILAVVLLVLTTIVNVLDNRVLSTVNRIGVTAEIIGAVLIIVLLLTHSERGGGVTLHTGGEGGALGALLVGSFAAAYVLIGFDSAGEMSEETRNPRRTAPRTILIALIAAGVLATLMVFGGLLAAPSLDDGRLATEGLSYVLTSSLGSGVGKALLVDVAVAVTVATLAIQTSATRMLFSMARDGVLPASGPLARVSPRTGMPAAPAIVVGVVAAGLCLLNLASPEAFLAIGTTCIAMLYLAYAMVTGPMLVRRLRGAWGTETGTDETGRPLFSLGRWGLPINVLALVYGLFMTVNLAWPRAAVYDPAGGHWYFQWFTVLFVGATVVIGAVYRTLRRRAVVPAAAVAD from the coding sequence ATGACCGCAACAGCGCCACCGCCGCCCGCCCCGGCCGGCGGGAAGGACGACGCCGCAGCCCTCGCAGGGTTCGGATACCGCCAGGAACTGCACCGCAGCATGGGGCGCTATGCCTCGTTCGCGGCGGGTTTCTCCTTCATCTCCGTCCTCACGACGGTCTTCCAGTTCTTCGCCTTCGGATACGCCTTCGGCGGCGGCGCGTTCTTCTGGACGTGGCCCGCCGTCCTCATCGGCCAGCTGCTCGTGGCCGCGTGCTTCGCCGAACTCGCCGCGCGCTACCCGCTCTCCGGAGCCATCTACCAGTGGTCGACCCGGCTGAGCAGCGAGGTCTTCGGCTGGTTCGCCGGCTGGATCATGGTGATCGGCCAGATGGTCGTGGTCGCCGCCGCCGCGCTCGCCCTCCAGGTGGTGCTGCCCGCGATCTGGAGCGGCTTCCAGCTCGTCGGCGGGGACCCCGCGCCGACGACCGCGACCGGGGCCGCGAACGCCGCGATCCTCGCCGTCGTCCTGCTCGTGCTCACCACGATCGTGAACGTGCTGGACAACCGGGTCCTGTCGACGGTCAACCGGATCGGCGTCACCGCGGAGATCATCGGCGCGGTGCTCATCATCGTCCTGCTGCTCACCCACTCCGAGCGGGGCGGGGGCGTCACCCTGCACACCGGCGGCGAGGGCGGCGCGCTCGGCGCGCTGCTGGTCGGCTCGTTCGCCGCGGCCTACGTGCTGATCGGCTTCGACAGCGCGGGCGAGATGAGCGAGGAGACCCGCAACCCGCGCCGGACCGCGCCGCGCACGATCCTCATCGCGCTGATCGCGGCGGGCGTCCTCGCGACCCTGATGGTGTTCGGCGGCCTGCTCGCCGCGCCCAGCCTGGACGACGGGCGCCTGGCCACCGAGGGCCTGTCCTACGTGCTGACCAGCAGCCTCGGCTCGGGCGTCGGCAAGGCGCTGCTCGTCGACGTGGCCGTGGCCGTCACCGTCGCGACCCTGGCGATCCAGACCTCGGCGACCCGGATGCTGTTCTCCATGGCCCGCGACGGCGTCCTCCCGGCCTCCGGCCCGCTGGCCAGGGTCTCCCCGCGGACCGGCATGCCCGCCGCGCCCGCGATCGTCGTCGGCGTGGTCGCGGCGGGGCTCTGCCTGCTCAACCTCGCCTCACCCGAGGCGTTCCTGGCCATCGGAACCACCTGTATCGCCATGCTGTACCTGGCGTACGCGATGGTCACCGGGCCGATGCTGGTGCGCAGGCTGCGCGGCGCGTGGGGCACCGAGACCGGGACCGACGAGACGGGCCGGCCACTGTTCTCCCTCGGCCGGTGGGGGCTCCCCATCAACGTCCTCGCCCTGGTCTACGGGCTGTTCATGACCGTCAACCTGGCGTGGCCGCGGGCCGCCGTGTACGACCCGGCGGGCGGGCACTGGTACTTCCAGTGGTTCACCGTGCTCTTCGTCGGCGCGACCGTCGTGATCGGGGCCGTGTACCGGACGCTGCGCCGCCGCGCCGTCGTCCCGGCCGCGGCCGTCGCCGACTAG
- a CDS encoding winged helix DNA-binding domain-containing protein — MRVLDREHAGRVRAGSQAVGGGVRLDGPAGIVARVFALQAQDAGAAALGLRARGKDLSAADVEEAVARRELVRGWFMRGTLHLVPGADHRWLTALLGPVFRKAGARRLRELGLDEPLCERAERAMEGTLGARGTATRAELTEVLGGLGVDTSGQAPFHLIRRAALGGRIRFGPDRDGAPAFLLTEPGASPGDRWFEGDAAVGELARRYLRGHAPASLRDFGTWSGLPAAPVRRAWQALAASGEAFPCRVLDDDCLMPADRVAELDVPGGTSPDVRLLPAYDGYLVGYRSRQAAVRPEDAHRVWPGGGQIRATVLADGQAVGTWSAKAGEIELALFGSVTVPGEALAAERADVVRFLRAAKTR, encoded by the coding sequence ATGCGAGTGCTGGACCGGGAGCACGCGGGGCGCGTCCGCGCGGGGTCTCAGGCGGTGGGCGGCGGCGTTCGGCTGGACGGCCCGGCCGGGATCGTCGCGCGGGTCTTCGCGCTCCAGGCGCAGGACGCCGGAGCGGCGGCGCTGGGGCTGCGGGCGCGAGGCAAGGACCTGTCCGCGGCGGACGTCGAGGAGGCGGTGGCGCGCCGCGAACTCGTCCGGGGCTGGTTCATGCGCGGTACCCTGCACCTCGTGCCGGGGGCGGACCACCGATGGCTGACCGCCCTGCTGGGTCCCGTCTTCCGCAAGGCGGGCGCCCGTCGCCTCCGGGAACTCGGCCTGGACGAGCCGCTCTGTGAGAGGGCCGAGCGCGCCATGGAGGGGACCCTCGGCGCACGGGGCACGGCGACTCGGGCCGAACTGACCGAGGTGCTGGGCGGGCTGGGCGTCGACACCTCCGGCCAGGCGCCGTTCCATCTGATCCGGCGCGCCGCGCTCGGCGGCCGGATCCGTTTCGGCCCGGATCGCGACGGCGCGCCCGCGTTCCTCCTGACCGAGCCCGGGGCGTCGCCCGGCGACCGCTGGTTCGAGGGGGACGCCGCGGTCGGGGAGCTGGCCCGGCGCTACCTGCGCGGCCACGCCCCGGCGTCGCTCCGGGACTTCGGCACCTGGTCGGGGCTGCCCGCCGCGCCCGTCCGACGGGCCTGGCAGGCCCTCGCGGCCTCCGGCGAGGCGTTCCCCTGCCGGGTCCTCGACGACGACTGCCTCATGCCCGCCGACCGCGTCGCCGAACTCGACGTCCCCGGTGGGACTTCGCCGGACGTAAGGCTGCTCCCCGCCTATGACGGGTACCTCGTCGGCTACCGATCCCGCCAGGCCGCCGTCCGCCCGGAGGACGCGCACCGGGTCTGGCCGGGCGGCGGGCAGATCCGCGCGACGGTGCTCGCCGACGGCCAGGCCGTCGGGACCTGGTCCGCGAAGGCCGGCGAGATCGAACTCGCCCTGTTCGGCTCGGTGACCGTGCCCGGGGAGGCCCTGGCCGCCGAGAGGGCCGACGTCGTCCGTTTTCTGCGCGCCGCGAAGACCCGCTGA
- a CDS encoding DUF2278 family protein has protein sequence MAFADYGVLAGVLTAHERDRPDDQGHWYHVKLSLTAPAGTYRGAVDVDSHQSTTGVQWKTLTIPFDALPGVAGLPGGFHRVLRSLSGGAVDLHRHPAFAHPWSTGSHLEASVALESVLMIGARTLVFGEPFDEGLGVHNIHQNQGDPRGSQWWSENGTWQDGAVLTAHPDGTFQAFVSKFTSQILPTDDAGHPLAAAFPSP, from the coding sequence GTGGCATTCGCGGATTACGGCGTTCTGGCGGGCGTGCTCACCGCGCACGAACGCGACCGGCCCGACGACCAGGGCCATTGGTACCACGTGAAGCTGTCCCTGACCGCGCCCGCGGGCACCTACCGCGGAGCCGTGGACGTGGACAGCCACCAGTCGACGACCGGCGTGCAATGGAAGACCCTGACGATCCCGTTCGACGCGCTTCCCGGCGTCGCGGGCCTCCCCGGCGGATTCCACCGCGTGCTCCGCTCGCTGAGCGGCGGGGCCGTCGACCTGCACCGGCACCCGGCCTTCGCGCACCCGTGGAGCACCGGCTCCCACCTGGAGGCGTCCGTGGCCCTGGAATCCGTCCTCATGATCGGCGCCCGCACCCTGGTCTTCGGCGAGCCTTTCGACGAGGGCCTCGGCGTCCACAACATCCACCAGAACCAGGGCGACCCCCGGGGCAGCCAGTGGTGGTCCGAGAACGGCACCTGGCAGGACGGCGCGGTCCTCACCGCCCACCCCGACGGCACCTTCCAGGCCTTCGTCTCCAAGTTCACCAGCCAGATCCTCCCGACCGACGACGCGGGCCACCCCCTCGCCGCCGCCTTCCCGTCCCCCTGA